The following is a genomic window from Longimicrobium sp..
GCGTCGGCGTAGCGCTCGTCGCCGCTGGCCGCGGCCAGGTCCGCCAGCACCCAGGCGATCCCCGAGGCGCCGTGCGAGAAGCCGCCCAGCGGCACCGGGTACGGGTCGGCTGCCCACCCGATCCCCGGGCCGGCCGGAACCGCATGGCGCAGCAGCAGGTCGCCGTAGGCGCGCGCCAGCGCCAGCGCGCGCGGCTCGCCGGTGACCCGCCACGCCACCACCAGCTGCCGCACCACCCCCGCAGCGCCGTTCAGGAAGTCGAAGCGCGGGCGCTTTCCCAGCCCCGCCTCTCCCCAGGCCAGCGACGCGTCCAGGAGCAGGTCGGCGCCCTCCACCGTGCCGAAGCGCTGCGCCTGCAGCCCCAGGTACAGCGAGGCGAAGGGGAAGACAAAGCTGGACGGCGAGTACATCACCCAGTCGTCCAGGCGCGCGCGGTTGTCCAGCACCTGGCGCGCGGCCTCGAAGCAGGAGTAGCGCAGGATCTTGGCGCTGGCGCCGCCGTAGCGCGCGTTCCCGGTGAGCTGCTCCAGCATCAGGAAGAGGAGCGCGATCCCCGGCCCGCCGTCGTATAGCCCGGCGTCGAGCGAGGTCTGGTCCCACTGCCCGGCGCGGTTCATCCCCAGCCCGATCCAGGTGAGCGTCTTCTCGTCCTCGATGGCCAGCGACAGGATCTGGTCGGCGATGCCGCACGCCTCGGCCACCAGCCGCGGCGCATCGAGCGTCGAGGGATCACCGTCCTCTTCGCGCCCGGCGAGGGAGCGGGTGAAGGGGGTGCGCTCGGAGACGTGCGGCTTGCCGGTGATGGCGAAGGCGCAGGAAATGATCTCGGCCTGGCGCTCGCAGTCCTCCGGGCCCCAGCGCTCCAGCCGCCGGAGCGCGCCGTCCAGCGCCGACTCGGCCACGTAGCCGCGCTGCACCAGCGCGCCTTGGTCGTCGTGCAGGTCGCGCCCCGCCCCGCTCACCGTGAACAGCGGCACGTCGCCGCGCCAGAGCTGCGCGATCTCGGAGCCGATCACCTCGGGCGAATAGCGGGGGCAGCGCGACAGCCAGAGCCGGTCCAGGCACTCGCTGTGGCGCAGCGCGTCGCTCAGGTAGCGCGGGTGGCGTAGCTCCTGGAGAAGCACGGTGTAGTCCAGCGTGTTGCGCAGCACCAGCCGGCACTCGGCGCGCGCGAACGCCCGCAGCGGGCCGCCTTCGGCAAGCAGCTCGGCGCGGTGGCGGCCGACCACCGCGTAGGCCTGCCGGAAGCCGGCGAACAGGTCGTCCAGGAAGTCGTTCACCGGCATGGGCACGCCGCCCACGGTGGGGAGGTTGGCGTTGTCGCCCTGCACCAGGCGCTTGCCGCGGGCCTGTCCCAGCCGGTCGGAGCCGCGCCCGGTCCACTCCAGCGCGTCGATCGGCGCCGGCTGCCCGGCGGTCTCGGTGAGCGGCGACAGGTTCACCCCGTCTCGTCCGAAGTACACCCAGTTCCACGAGGGAAGCACCCCGGCGCGGAGCACCGACTCTTCCAGGTAGCGCCGCGCGGCAGACTCGAAGATGCGGCCGTTGTGTGCCGGCATCAGCGGCGCGTGCACGCACTCCAAGTCCACCAGCACCGGGTACTCGCCGCGGGCGCGGACGTTCTCGGAGAAGAAGTCGTATCCCCCCAGCAGGTACAGCAGCGCCACGTGCGCGCCGTGGCGCCGGTAGAAGCGCGCCACCGCCTGGAGCCCCGCGCAGTCTTCCTCGGCCACGAAAGGGAACCAGCCGTGGTGCTCGCGCGCCAGGATGGGCATCACGTACATGGCCGGCTCGAAGCCGCGCGCGTTCAGCCACGCGAGCAGCTCCTGGAAGGCCACGTCGGCGGCCACGGGGCGCGGCTTGTACACCACGCGCCCGCCCCCCGCCAGCCGCACGATGCGCACGGTGCGCCCGCCCCGGTGCCGGTCGCCGCGCGCGGGCGACAGGCTTTCCAGCGCCGCGGCGGGGTCGGCGCCCAGGAAGCCGCGGGCCGCCAGGTCGGCGTGGTCGTCTTCCCAGCGCTGCAGCAGC
Proteins encoded in this region:
- a CDS encoding type 2 lanthipeptide synthetase LanM family protein; this translates as MDDVLAPVLETLSARGLTLHERIATAAADGSPADEATAALLDGWRGRLAKVELWEERLATLGISEAEFYARAAAPAADPAPAAVRRAAETVRELLGLGAGGPLEQTRRYDDGLPPLPPAIERYVEGRVEAAVRSVRPLTPARYADLRAVVTQEVNFILAELHDFLLPTLVTELRVAAERGILDGETPEARFASFCRGCVRSREWLAEYLAAYPMAARHLHELVASRADAFRELLQRWEDDHADLAARGFLGADPAAALESLSPARGDRHRGGRTVRIVRLAGGGRVVYKPRPVAADVAFQELLAWLNARGFEPAMYVMPILAREHHGWFPFVAEEDCAGLQAVARFYRRHGAHVALLYLLGGYDFFSENVRARGEYPVLVDLECVHAPLMPAHNGRIFESAARRYLEESVLRAGVLPSWNWVYFGRDGVNLSPLTETAGQPAPIDALEWTGRGSDRLGQARGKRLVQGDNANLPTVGGVPMPVNDFLDDLFAGFRQAYAVVGRHRAELLAEGGPLRAFARAECRLVLRNTLDYTVLLQELRHPRYLSDALRHSECLDRLWLSRCPRYSPEVIGSEIAQLWRGDVPLFTVSGAGRDLHDDQGALVQRGYVAESALDGALRRLERWGPEDCERQAEIISCAFAITGKPHVSERTPFTRSLAGREEDGDPSTLDAPRLVAEACGIADQILSLAIEDEKTLTWIGLGMNRAGQWDQTSLDAGLYDGGPGIALLFLMLEQLTGNARYGGASAKILRYSCFEAARQVLDNRARLDDWVMYSPSSFVFPFASLYLGLQAQRFGTVEGADLLLDASLAWGEAGLGKRPRFDFLNGAAGVVRQLVVAWRVTGEPRALALARAYGDLLLRHAVPAGPGIGWAADPYPVPLGGFSHGASGIAWVLADLAAASGDERYADAARRALLFDRTLFSGDREEWYDLRNVPGEPGTAAQWCHGVSGIGLARALTWKHLADPALVRDAARAVDLTLAAEDSSDCLCHGTLGNLDCCAVAAEVTGNAEWAERVRRRASAVWNDAHARGHWQTGVPGRNLGVCGMFMGTAGIGYGLLRLARPDLVPSVLYLEEPKPVPAGK